Genomic DNA from Leucobacter triazinivorans:
GCGGCACCCGCGTGCCGCGTCCCGGGTAGGCGTTGACCGCGTTACGGGGCAGCTCGTCGGAGAGGTAGCCCTGCAGCTCCAGCACATCGCTGGGAAAGCTCTCGGCCGCCTGATGGGTGCGGCGCAGCGCGCGGAACGTGGCGCCGTCGGTGCCCGGGGCGCGTCCGAGCCCGAGGTGGATGCGCCCGGGGTGCAGCTCGGCGAGCGTGCCGAACTGCTCGGCGACCACGAGCGGCGAGTGATTCGGCAGCATCACGCCGCCGGCGCCCAGCCCGATCCGTGAGGTGTGCGCGGCCACGTGCGCGATGAGCACCGCGGTCGCGCTCGACGCGATCGACGGCATGTTGTGGTGCTCGGCGTACCACATGCGCTGGTACCCGCTGGTCTCGGCGAGTCGCGCCACCGCCACGGAGTGCTCGAAGGCGTCGGCGATGCTGCCGTCGGCTTCCACGGTGGCGAGATCGAGGATCGAGAGCGGTGTCGAGGCCATACCGGGGCCAACGCGGATCGGCGCGGTGCTATTCCGCGCCGGCGGCGGGCGCCCCGGATCAGACGACGTCGCGCCGCCAGCGCAGCGCCCACCCCGCGGCGACGGCGATGATCGCATAGCCGAGCAGCACCAGCAGGCCACCCCAGATCCCGAGCGCCCCCGCACCGTCGGGGAGCGAGGGATCGAGCGACGACATGCTCGTCATGACGCTTGCGCCGACGAACGCGTCCGTCGCCGAGCCGGGGAGGAACTTGGCCACCTGGGCGCTCCACTCCCAGAACTGGGCGCCGGTGCGCAGGACGGGCTCGACGAACTGGGTGAACACGAGCGCCAGCACGATGGCGAAGGCCTGATTGCGCACGAGTACGCCCACGCCGAACCCGATGATGCTCCACAGGCCGATCGCGGCGAGCACGCGCACGACGAGCATCCAGGTGTCGCCCGAGTCGAGCATCGCCTCGCCGCCGGTCGCCGCCAGCACCGGCGCACCGACGCCGATGGCGCCGAGCAGTCCCGCGATCCCGAGCACGATCCCGAAGCCGAGCAGCACGACGGTCTTGCTGAGCAGCACGATCCCGCGCCTGGGCTCGAGGGTGAAGGTGAGAGCGAGCGTGCGGTGGCGCAGCTCGCCGGTCGCCATGAGCGCGCCGAGCAGCAGCGGGATCACGTAGCCGAAGGTCGAGACGGACGAGTAGACCATGTTCGCGGTCTGCTGCGGGGGCAGCGAGATGCCTCCCATTTCGTCGCTCATCGCGCCGAAGATGAAGGCGAACATGGCCGCCATCATGGCCGAGTAGAGGCCGAGGACGAGTCCGAGGATCCACCAGAGCTTCGTGGCGCGCACCTTGCGCCACTCGGCCGAGAGGCTGCGCATCAGGCGGTTCATGCCGCACCCCCTTCCGTCGCGGGTGCTGCCGGCGGCTCGGCGCCCCGATCCTCCACCAGCTCCAGGAAGCTCTGCTCCAGTTCGCTCTGCTCGACGCTGAGGTGGGCGAGTGGGATCGCGGCGCCGAGCGCCACGAGGCCCACGGCCGCGGGGTCCAGGCCCGTCACCCGCATCGTGCTGCCCCGGGCGCCGTGCACCTGGGCCCCGGCGGCCTGCAGCGCGCGCGCCAGTTCCGGCTGCTCGCCGGAATCGGGGCGGGCGACGCCGACGAGCACGGTGCGCTCGCCGGTGCCCCGCTGCAGCTCGGCGAGCGTCCCGGTGAACGCGAGTTCGCCGCGTCGGATCACCACCACGTCGTCGACCGTCTGCTGCACCTCGCTGAGCAGGTGCGACGACAGGAGCACCGTCTTGCCCTCGCCGGCGAGGTGTCGCAGCAGCAGGCGGATCCAGCGGATCCCCTCGGGGTCGAGGCCGTTGATCGGCTCGTCCAGCAGCACGACTCCGGGGTCGCCGAGCAGTGCGGCCGCCAGGGCGAGGCGCTGGCGCATGCCGAGCGAGTACCCGCCGGTCTTGCGGTCGGCGGCGTCGGCCAGGCCCACGAGTTCGAGCTTCTCGTCGACCGCGCTCCGGGGGACGCCGATGGCGCGCCGCACGATGTCGAGGTGCGCGCGGCCCGTGTGCGCGGGATGGAAGTCGGCCGAGAGCGAACTGCCCACCGTGAGTGCCGGGCGCTCGAGCGCGGCGTAGGGGACGCCCCCGATCGTGGCGGTGCCGTGGTCGGGGCGGGTGAGGCCGAGCACCATCGAGAGGGTGGTGGTCTTGCCCGAGCCGTTCGGCCCGAGGAACCCGGTGACGCGCCCCGGTTCGGCGGCGAAGCTGAGCCCCCGTACGGCCTGCACGGCGCCGAAGCGCTTGGAGAGCTCCGACACCTCCACGCGTATCGCTTGCTGAGCCATGTGATCCTCTCGCCGGCGCGGTCGCTGACATTAACTCTATCTCAGATAGAACTAATGGCGCGGATCCTTCGCTCGACCGGTCTTCACCCCGGCGTGCGCCCCCTTCGCGCGTCAGTAGATGTCGCCACACCCGACGCGAGGCAGCAACTACTGGCGCGCGTAGGCGGAGGGGCGGTGATATCGGGTGCCGAGGATCAGTGCCCGCCGCCGGTGTAGGGGCCGCGCTCGGCCAGCACCTTCATGCGCTCGGGTAGCGCGAAGCGCGGATCCACCGTGCTCTCCTCGCCCGCGACCAGCTGCGCGGCCCACTCGCCGAGCTGCGGCGAGAACTTGAAGCCGTGGCCCGACAGCCCCGCGATCGTGACGAGGCGGCCGCTCGCGCTGCGGTCGACCACCGGGAGCCGATCCGGCGTGTACGCGCAGTGGTGCACGCTCTCGCGCACCGGCTCGGGGTTGAGCCCCTCGAAGAGCTCGGCGGCGCGCTGCCCGATCTTGATGAGCTCCTCGCGGGTGTGGTGCGTCGGCACGTCGGCCACGTCGCGGAACACCGGCCACTCGGGGTTGGTGCAGGCCTTGAACGCGTAGCCGTCGAAGCTCGGCGCGCCGAAGAAGTGCACCGGGCCCGCATCGCGCAGGAACGCGGGGAACTTCTCGGGCACGAACAGGCCGGGCTCCTTCGGCATGAACCAGGTGAGGCCGAGCACCTGCAGGCGCAGCAGATCGTCGAGTTCGGGGGAGAGGCGGGTCGACCAGGATCCCGACGCGAGCACCACCGTGTCGGCGAGCCAGGATCCCTGGGTGGTGCGCACGACGACCCCGTCGGAGCGCTCCTCGATCCCGATGACCGGGGTGTTGAAGAAGAGCCGGGCGCCGTTCGCCTCGGCCAGGTCGAGCGCGCTCATCACGGCGACCTCGGGGCGCAGCCCGCCGCCGTGCTCGTCGAGCAGGCCCACGTCGCCGTCGAAGATCGTGTGCTGCGGGAACTCCTTCCGCAGCTCCTCGGTGCTGAGGGTGCGGTGGGGGATGTCGTACTCGCGCACCGTGCCGAGTGCGGTCTCGAGATCCGGGAAGCCCTCGGGCGCGATGCTCAGGCAGCCGACTTCGGAGTAGATATCGCGGCCCGATTCCTTCTCCAGCTCCCGCCACAGATCCCGGGAGCGCTGGATCATGCGCACGTAGGTGCCGCCCTCGTGCACCGCGGTGCGGAATACGCGCGACTCCCCGACGTACGATCCGTGCGCGTGCACGCGGCCGTACTGCTCGATGCCGACCACGTCGAGCCCCTCGCGCTTGCTCAGCTGCCACAGCGCCATCGAGCCGACGGTTCCGGCGCCGATCACCAGCGCATCAGTCTTCTGCAGGTCCATTCGATCCTCTATCTCGAGTCGGGTCGTCCTGCGCGAAGTCGCAGGATCTCGATCGTTCGTTGTCTCTGATGCGCCGTTCTCCCCGAGTGGGATTCTGCGACTGCGCGCAGAATGACGGAGAAGTCCGTGCGCCGGGGCGAGGGCTCAGGCCAGCGCCGGCTCGTCCCACAGCTTGAGCTTGGTGCCGATGCCGTCGCGCACCGCGTTGCGGTAGACCTTCGTCGCCCACGCCACGTCCTCGACGGGCATGCCGCCGACGGAGTAGATGAACACCTCGTCGTCGTTGCGGCGCGCGGGGGTGAGGCCCTGGATAATCTCGCCCATGTCCTCGAACTGCTCAGGGGTCATGCGACCGTCGCGCACGCGGTCGACGAGGTGCATGCCCCAGATGCCGACCGTCTCGTGGGCGGGGGCGGGGATCTCCTCGGCCCAGGCCTGGTAGATCTTGCGCGCGTCGGCAACGTGGCGCGACCGCAGCACGAGGCTCTCCTCGACCGCGAGGTGCGCCGAGCAGCAGATGAACGCGCCGGGCTTGACCCACTCGTCGCGCACGGTCGGATAGTGCTCCGATCCCATGGGGCTGGGCACGGCGATGCTCACGATGTCGGATCCGCGCACGGCGGCCTCCATATCGGGCACCTGCTCGATCGTGGTGATCTGGGGGAACTTCTCCCTCGCCCACGCGATGAAGGTGTCGATGCCGGCCTGGCCGCGACCCGAAACCTTGACGGTGTCGATGCCGGGGCGCACGGCCATGAACGACTCGAGCGAGGTGCGGTTCATGGGGCCGGGGCCGACGATGCCGACGACCCTGGCGTCCTCGCGGGCCAGGTAGCGGGCGCCGACGCCGGGAATGGCGCCGGTGCGGTAGGCGCTCAGCAGGTTGGCGCTCATGATCGCGAGCGGGGCGCCGGTGTCCTTGTCGTTCAGGGTGAACATGAGGATGGAGCGGGGGAGTCCCTGCTTCTTGTTCTCGATGTTGGAGCCGTACCACTTGCAGCCGGCGACCTGGTAGTCGCCGCCGAGGTAGGCGGGCATCGCCATGAAGCGGCGATCCGGGCCGTCGACGGGCATGCCGGGAAACTCTTCGGTCTCGGGGAAGAAGATCTGCGCGCCGTGCGAGTTGTTCTCGCTGCCGGCCATGCGGTAGTCGCCCTGCGCGAAGAGGCCGAGCATGTCGCTCATCGTGTCGACGCACTCGGCCATGTCCGTGACGCCGGCGCGGATCATGTCGGGCTCGTTGAGGTACAGGAATTCGATCGTGGTGTCCGGCACGGCGGTGTGTCCCTTCATCGGTGCGTCGGGCGGCTGCGCCCGGAGAGGGATCCGGTCGCGATCCGCTCGGTAGCGTCAGCCTAAAACTATCCATCTGGATAGTCAAGGGCGGATTTTGGGATCGCCGGCCGGCGGTCGGCCGACGCGCGGAATCGCTACCGGCCTTCGCGCACCGATTTACCGCAGAGCGCGTGGGAATGCGGGAAAGGAGGTGTTTTCCGGCACATCGGTGCGCGAAGAGTGAGCGGGGGCGGGGAGTGAGGGGGTCGGGGTCGAGGGAGCCGGGGTGTGGGACAGGGGCGCGGGAGCCGGGGTGTGGGACAGGGGCGCGGGAGCCGGGGTGTGGGGCGGGGCGCGGGAGCCGAGGTGCGAGAGAATCCCGCGACTCCGCCGACTCCGCCGACTCAGGCGGACTGCGCGGCCGCGACGAGGGCGCGCATGCGGCGCATCGCGGGAGCGACGTCCTCCGGGGCGACGAGCTGCTTGAACACGATCCCGTCGAGGGCGAACCAGATCAGCTCGGTCAGGTCGGCGTCGTCGACTCCCAGGCGCGCCAGCTGACGGGCGATCGCCTCGCGGTAGGCGCGGTAGTGCTGCTCGGCCAGCGGACGCAGCTCGGGGCGCCGCCGTGATTCGAGCAGCAGCTCGTACTGAAACGACTGGATGCCGGCCTCGCGATCCGCGAGCGACTCGATCCCGGCGGCGAACTCCTCCGCGGTGAGCGCGCTGCTGAGCATGTTGGATCCGCGCAGGCTCTCGTCGATCGCGAACTCCATGGCCTCGGCGATGAGCTGATCCCGTGAGCCGAAGTGGTGCCGCACGAGACCGTGCGAGACCCCGGCCTCGGCGGCGACCGCTCGATAGGTCAGCGAGCGCAGGCCGCCCGCGGCCACGACGACAATGGTGGCCCGCAGCAGGGCGGCGCGGCCGGAGGGGTGACTCATGCACACGAGCGTAGCGAGTGCCGGGCGCTCCCACTGCCAGGTCCGTTTTCCGCGTGCGTCGCCGGCGGCGGCGCGGAACAATGGTTCCGTGACCAGCCAGCCCCCCGCTCTCGACTTCGACGCCTGCTATCGAGCTGCGTCGGGGCGTGATCCGCGCTGGGATGGGCGCGTCTATCTCGGCGTGACGAGCACCGGGATCTACTGCCGCCCGTCGTGCCCGGCGCGCAAGCCGCGCCCCGAGAACTGCCGCTTCTTCCCGAGTGCGGCGGCGTGCGTGGCCGCGGGATTCCGCGCGTGCAAGCGCTGCCGACCCGACGCGCTGCCCGGCACGCGCGACTGGGACGTGCGCGGCGATCTCGTGGCGCGTGCGGTGCGCCGCATCCGGGACGGCGCCGTCGACGCCGTCGGGGTGGCGGGCCTCGCGGCCGAGCTCGCCGTCAGCGAGCGGCACCTGCGGCGCATGATGGTCGACGAGATCGGCGCGAGCCCGCTGCAGCTCGCCCGCACGCGGCGGGCCCACGCGGCGCGCGCCCTCATCGAGGAGACGGATCTGCCGCTGGCCGACATCGCGTTCGCCGCGGGTTTCGGCAGCGTGCGCCAGTTCGGCGACACGATGCGCGAGGAGTTCGGGATCGCGCCGTCGCGCATGTCGCGGCGTCGTGGCAGTGCGGCGGATCCGCTCGGTCCGGTTGATCCGGTCTCCGATCCAGCCTCCGGCCCGGTCTCCGACGAGCGTCCGAGGCTCGCGCTGCGTCTGCGCACCCGGGCCCCGTTCGGCGCGGTCGCGATCCGGGCGCACCTGGAAGCGCACGCCGTTCCCGGCCGCGACGTCATCGATCCCGACGGCTCGACGGCCCACGCCGTCGATGTGCCGGGCGGCACCGCGATCGTGCGCATCGATTGGGCCGAGGTGCCGCCCCCGGCGGCCCAGTCGCACGGCGGTGCGGCGGTGGTGGGCGTGCCCGTCGTGCTCACCCTGCCGCGGCTCGCCGACGCCATGCCCGCGATCCAGACGGTGCGCCGCATGCTCGACCTCGACGCGGATCCCGCGCAGATCGCCGAAGCGCTCGAGCGCGACCCCCGGCTCGGCGGGCTGCTCGCGCGCAGGCCGGGGCTGCGGCTGCCCGCGGCGCGTGAGCCCCGGGAGTTCGCGCTCGGCACTGTCCTGGGGCAGCAGGTCTCGCTCGCGGCGGCGCGCACTCTGCAGGGGCGGCTCGCGGCCGCGTTCGCGCGCTCGGGCGCGCTCGCCGCACCCGGCTTCCTGGCCGGGCCGGATCCCGAACGCATCGCCGCCTGCGACGCGCAGGAATTGCGGGATCGCCTCGGGCTCACCCGGGCCCGGGCCGAAACGCTGCGCTCGCTCGCGGGCGCGCTCGCCTGCGGTCTCGATGTGGGTCCGGGCGCCGACCGCGACCGGGCGCGGGCCGAGCTCGCCGCGATACGCGGGATCGGCCCCTGGACCGTGGAGATCGTCGCCCTGCGCTCGCTCGGCGATCCCGATGCCTACCCCGCGGGCGATCTGATCCTGCGCCGCGCCCTCGGAGTGGCCGCCGGAAGCGAGGCCGAGCGCCTCGCCGAGACCTGGCGGCCCTTCCGGGGCTACGCCACCCAGCACCTCTGGGCCGACTTCCTCGAGGCGGCCGCACGAAAGGACACCCCATGACTTCCCCGACGCCCCTCTCCTCCGCCGTGGTCGACGTCGTCGGCCGCCCGTTCCGCGCGATCTGGACCCCCGAGGACGGCGCCCTCCGGGCCGGAGGGTTCGCGACCGACGCCGATCCCGGGGCCGACCGCCTGATCGCGCGGCTCGAGCGGCTCGATCCCGCGCTCGCGGCGCGCGGCCTCGCCGCCGCTCCTGCGACCGACGGCCCGGTCGTCGATGCGCTGCGCGCCTACGCCGGCGGCGACCTCACCGCGATCGACGCGATCCCGGTCGCGCAGCCGGAGACGCCGTTCCGCGGTGAGGTGTGGCGCGCGCTGCGGCGGGTGCCCGGCGGCCGCGCCGTGACCTATACCGAGCTCGCGACGCTTGCGGGCCGCCCCGCGGCCGTGCGGGCCGCCGCCTCGGGCTGTGCGAACAACCTCGTGGCGCTCGTGGTGCCGTGCCACCGGATCGTGCGCGCGGACGGCGGGCTCGGCGGGTATCTCTTCGGCGCCGACCTCAAGGAGCGCCTGCTGCGCCACGAGGGCGCGCTGCGCTGAGGCCGAAGCTGCGGCGAAGGCGCGAGGACGCGAGTCGTCTTCGCGTGGCCCGGCCCGGCCTGCCCCGGCCCTATCCACGGGACGCCCAGGACCCCGACATTCGCGCGTCAGTAGTTGTCACCAAACCTGACGGGAGGCAGCAACTACTGACGCGCGTGGGGAGTGGGCACCGGAGGCCGGGGTCCCTCAACGAGAGGAATGGGGGCTGAGAGCAGGCTTCCCGGAGGCCCCGAAGCACGAAGCCCCCTGCCGCGAGGCAGAGGGCTTCAGTGGAGGGACCGACGGGAATCGAACCCCGGCCGGTCGCTTGGGGCGACGCGTCAGCGTTGCGCGGCCACGCCGCATGGCGCGCCCTCGCGCCATGTTTCGGGTTCTCAGAGATTCCCGGAGGCCCCGAAGCACGAAGCCCCCTGCCGCGAGGCAGAGGGCTTCAGTGGAGGGACCGACGGGAATCGAACCCGCGTTCTCAGCTTGGGAAGCTGATGTCTTACCATTAGACGACGATCCCAGGGCGATGGCGCCGCCCCAACTATAGCAGGGGAACGAGGTGCCGAATCACCGCTCTCCGCCTACTGGCAGACGGCGCCCTCCTGCAGCGCAGCGACCTGCTCATCTGCCGTCCACGGCAGCTCGGGTGCTGCTCCCGTCTCCGACGAGATCGAGGCGAGTTGGAAGGCGAGCGCCCTGACGAACGACGCGCCTGCTGCGGAGTTGTTCAGGGCCACGACCACTGAGTATCCCGACTCGGGGTCGTGATAGGCCGCGGTGAGCGTGCCCGTGATCGCCCCGCTCCGGCCGTAGAGCGGGCCCATCTTCTCCGTGCCGAACGTCCACTGGCGGCCCCCCTCGGCGGGCTCCTCGGTCGGGGTGCCCTCTTCGTCGCGCTTCGGGTTCTGCGCGGGGAACGCGTCGGTGACGATCGAGGCGGCGTCCCCGCCGAAGTCGCCGTCGAAGTAGTGCTCGTAGAAGTTCTTGAGATCGGTAACCGTCGTGACGGTGGCGCCGGCGCCGGAGAGCATCGACGGGGAGACCTCCGGCACATCGACCGGACCCGCATCGCACACCGCAGCGCCGCCGCTCAGCGGATAGTTGGTGCCGGCGAGCGTCGGCTCGGCGACGGTCGTGCTCGAGAGCTCGGGGAACGAGCTCGACGGCATCCCGGCCTTCGCGAAGACGTGCTCCGAGAGCAGTTCCGACACGTCCTGGCCCGTCTTCACCTTCAGCACACGCGCGAGCAGCACCGCGTTCGTGTCGGACTCGTGCATGTCGAGGCCGGGCCACGACAGGGGGGAGTGGGCGAGGCCCTGGGCGAGCAACTCCTGCTCGGGCCAGAATCGCGTGGGGTTGTTGGCGAACAGGGTGCCGAAGCCCTGCTTGAAGTCGGCGAGGCCGGATCGCATGTCGCAGAGTTGGCGGTAGGTGATGCCCTCGATCCCCGACTGCCGCGTGAGGTCCTTCGAGATCTCGCGGTCCAGGTCGACCCGGCCCTCCTCGACCAGATCGAGCAGCAGCGCGCACATCACGGGTTGCGTGGCCTGCGCGCCGCGGATCCTGACCGAGCCGTCGACATCGCCGTATCCGTGCACGTACGCCTGCTCCCCGGACCAGACGCCCACGACCGCCTGGGTCGATCCGCTCAACGTCATCGCGTTCTCGATGGCGCCGTCGATTCCGGAGGCGAGAGCTTCGTCGACGGTGTTGACGTCACCCGCCGGCGCGGCAAGATCGCCGCCGGTGCATGCGGTGAGCCCGAGCGCCGTCGTCACGAGCAGTGCGGTCGCGACGAGGCGCGATCGATGTGCAAGCTTCGGGATCACACTCAACCGCCAATCTGATTGCGTCGTAGGGGCGCAGAACACGCCAGAGTCTACTGCGTGCCGCTGGGAGCAATGCGCGCGGGGCGCGAAGTGAGGCTGACCTTACTAGACTGGAGCGGTGACGAGCTTTAGTGCAGACGTGATCGCGGGCGTGACCGGACACATGAACGGCGACCACGCCGAAGACAACCTCCTGATCGCGCGGGCCTTCGGGCACCCCGAGGCGACGGCGAGCCGCATGATCGACGTGACCACCGAGAGCGGTGTCTGGCTGATCGCGGATCCGTCGGGCGAGCACGAGCTCGCGGTTCGGTGGCCGACCGGCCCGATCGCGGAGCGCCCCGAGATCCGCCGCGAGGTCGTCGCCCTGTACCGCGCGGCGTGCGAGGAGCTGGGGATCGAGCCGCGCGAGGAGCATGCCACGCAGGGCGGTGCCGAGGTGGGCGCCGGCCACCACGACAACCACGGGCGCCGCGGGCGCCACGCGCACCACGCAGGCGAGGCGTCCGAGGGCGAGAGCGCCGATGCGCTCGAGAGCGACAAGCCGTTCTCGGTCGTGGTGCGCGAGAGCTCGTGGTCCGATCACTCCGACAGCGAGGGCGCCTCCTTCATGGAGGAGATCATGCGCGGCCGCGGCACGATGCAGGACTACATCGACCTGGTCGCGCAGCACTACTTCATGTACGAGGCGCTCGAGGAGGCGGCGGCGCGGTTCGCGGACGATCCTCGCTTCGCGTCGTTCCACAGCGATGCGCTGCTGCGCATGCCGGCGCTCGAGGCCGATCTCGCCCACCTCGTCGGCGACGACTGGCGGGATCGCGTCGAAGCGGTTCCGGCGACTGCAGCGTACGCTGCGCGCATCCGCGAGGTGGCCGA
This window encodes:
- a CDS encoding ABC transporter permease gives rise to the protein MNRLMRSLSAEWRKVRATKLWWILGLVLGLYSAMMAAMFAFIFGAMSDEMGGISLPPQQTANMVYSSVSTFGYVIPLLLGALMATGELRHRTLALTFTLEPRRGIVLLSKTVVLLGFGIVLGIAGLLGAIGVGAPVLAATGGEAMLDSGDTWMLVVRVLAAIGLWSIIGFGVGVLVRNQAFAIVLALVFTQFVEPVLRTGAQFWEWSAQVAKFLPGSATDAFVGASVMTSMSSLDPSLPDGAGALGIWGGLLVLLGYAIIAVAAGWALRWRRDVV
- a CDS encoding ATP-binding cassette domain-containing protein; amino-acid sequence: MAQQAIRVEVSELSKRFGAVQAVRGLSFAAEPGRVTGFLGPNGSGKTTTLSMVLGLTRPDHGTATIGGVPYAALERPALTVGSSLSADFHPAHTGRAHLDIVRRAIGVPRSAVDEKLELVGLADAADRKTGGYSLGMRQRLALAAALLGDPGVVLLDEPINGLDPEGIRWIRLLLRHLAGEGKTVLLSSHLLSEVQQTVDDVVVIRRGELAFTGTLAELQRGTGERTVLVGVARPDSGEQPELARALQAAGAQVHGARGSTMRVTGLDPAAVGLVALGAAIPLAHLSVEQSELEQSFLELVEDRGAEPPAAPATEGGAA
- the solA gene encoding N-methyl-L-tryptophan oxidase codes for the protein MDLQKTDALVIGAGTVGSMALWQLSKREGLDVVGIEQYGRVHAHGSYVGESRVFRTAVHEGGTYVRMIQRSRDLWRELEKESGRDIYSEVGCLSIAPEGFPDLETALGTVREYDIPHRTLSTEELRKEFPQHTIFDGDVGLLDEHGGGLRPEVAVMSALDLAEANGARLFFNTPVIGIEERSDGVVVRTTQGSWLADTVVLASGSWSTRLSPELDDLLRLQVLGLTWFMPKEPGLFVPEKFPAFLRDAGPVHFFGAPSFDGYAFKACTNPEWPVFRDVADVPTHHTREELIKIGQRAAELFEGLNPEPVRESVHHCAYTPDRLPVVDRSASGRLVTIAGLSGHGFKFSPQLGEWAAQLVAGEESTVDPRFALPERMKVLAERGPYTGGGH
- a CDS encoding tyramine oxidase subunit B; the protein is MKGHTAVPDTTIEFLYLNEPDMIRAGVTDMAECVDTMSDMLGLFAQGDYRMAGSENNSHGAQIFFPETEEFPGMPVDGPDRRFMAMPAYLGGDYQVAGCKWYGSNIENKKQGLPRSILMFTLNDKDTGAPLAIMSANLLSAYRTGAIPGVGARYLAREDARVVGIVGPGPMNRTSLESFMAVRPGIDTVKVSGRGQAGIDTFIAWAREKFPQITTIEQVPDMEAAVRGSDIVSIAVPSPMGSEHYPTVRDEWVKPGAFICCSAHLAVEESLVLRSRHVADARKIYQAWAEEIPAPAHETVGIWGMHLVDRVRDGRMTPEQFEDMGEIIQGLTPARRNDDEVFIYSVGGMPVEDVAWATKVYRNAVRDGIGTKLKLWDEPALA
- a CDS encoding TetR/AcrR family transcriptional regulator; this encodes MSHPSGRAALLRATIVVVAAGGLRSLTYRAVAAEAGVSHGLVRHHFGSRDQLIAEAMEFAIDESLRGSNMLSSALTAEEFAAGIESLADREAGIQSFQYELLLESRRRPELRPLAEQHYRAYREAIARQLARLGVDDADLTELIWFALDGIVFKQLVAPEDVAPAMRRMRALVAAAQSA
- a CDS encoding DNA-3-methyladenine glycosylase 2 family protein, which encodes MTSQPPALDFDACYRAASGRDPRWDGRVYLGVTSTGIYCRPSCPARKPRPENCRFFPSAAACVAAGFRACKRCRPDALPGTRDWDVRGDLVARAVRRIRDGAVDAVGVAGLAAELAVSERHLRRMMVDEIGASPLQLARTRRAHAARALIEETDLPLADIAFAAGFGSVRQFGDTMREEFGIAPSRMSRRRGSAADPLGPVDPVSDPASGPVSDERPRLALRLRTRAPFGAVAIRAHLEAHAVPGRDVIDPDGSTAHAVDVPGGTAIVRIDWAEVPPPAAQSHGGAAVVGVPVVLTLPRLADAMPAIQTVRRMLDLDADPAQIAEALERDPRLGGLLARRPGLRLPAAREPREFALGTVLGQQVSLAAARTLQGRLAAAFARSGALAAPGFLAGPDPERIAACDAQELRDRLGLTRARAETLRSLAGALACGLDVGPGADRDRARAELAAIRGIGPWTVEIVALRSLGDPDAYPAGDLILRRALGVAAGSEAERLAETWRPFRGYATQHLWADFLEAAARKDTP
- a CDS encoding methylated-DNA--[protein]-cysteine S-methyltransferase — encoded protein: MTSPTPLSSAVVDVVGRPFRAIWTPEDGALRAGGFATDADPGADRLIARLERLDPALAARGLAAAPATDGPVVDALRAYAGGDLTAIDAIPVAQPETPFRGEVWRALRRVPGGRAVTYTELATLAGRPAAVRAAASGCANNLVALVVPCHRIVRADGGLGGYLFGADLKERLLRHEGALR
- a CDS encoding serine hydrolase domain-containing protein codes for the protein MIPKLAHRSRLVATALLVTTALGLTACTGGDLAAPAGDVNTVDEALASGIDGAIENAMTLSGSTQAVVGVWSGEQAYVHGYGDVDGSVRIRGAQATQPVMCALLLDLVEEGRVDLDREISKDLTRQSGIEGITYRQLCDMRSGLADFKQGFGTLFANNPTRFWPEQELLAQGLAHSPLSWPGLDMHESDTNAVLLARVLKVKTGQDVSELLSEHVFAKAGMPSSSFPELSSTTVAEPTLAGTNYPLSGGAAVCDAGPVDVPEVSPSMLSGAGATVTTVTDLKNFYEHYFDGDFGGDAASIVTDAFPAQNPKRDEEGTPTEEPAEGGRQWTFGTEKMGPLYGRSGAITGTLTAAYHDPESGYSVVVALNNSAAGASFVRALAFQLASISSETGAAPELPWTADEQVAALQEGAVCQ
- a CDS encoding biliverdin-producing heme oxygenase, translating into MTSFSADVIAGVTGHMNGDHAEDNLLIARAFGHPEATASRMIDVTTESGVWLIADPSGEHELAVRWPTGPIAERPEIRREVVALYRAACEELGIEPREEHATQGGAEVGAGHHDNHGRRGRHAHHAGEASEGESADALESDKPFSVVVRESSWSDHSDSEGASFMEEIMRGRGTMQDYIDLVAQHYFMYEALEEAAARFADDPRFASFHSDALLRMPALEADLAHLVGDDWRDRVEAVPATAAYAARIREVAEEGWVAGVVAHHYTRYLGDLSGGQMIARRVAKQHGLERDGIAFYDFSELGSLTEFKNGYRAALDALGTGLDDAEQARMLDEVRAAYGFNTAVFVDLGKQKAAASA